The following are encoded together in the Capsulimonas corticalis genome:
- a CDS encoding PP2C family protein-serine/threonine phosphatase: MPASTEEVRQDRLFLSRPFESSVTPEFSAAHVDAPAFLPSGGDFHNVFPIHDGSGDVGVILGDVAGHGEEQTAQAEHMCGLLSDCLAIGMSPADTLTAVNAIVEPDPNFPVFGTVFAGTIEANTGKLTYASGGHEPALIAEPPTSAPQVVEELEGTGPPVGAFPADMTSYEQHEATITFGATLLVYSDGVSEVRTADKQRDWFGLDRLKTILAELAALPPRRLVSELMQRVTLFCRGRFHDDVSVLAVRREARRQK, translated from the coding sequence ATGCCTGCCTCGACCGAAGAGGTTCGGCAGGATCGTTTGTTCCTTTCGCGTCCGTTTGAATCCTCAGTCACACCAGAATTTTCCGCCGCTCACGTGGACGCGCCGGCGTTCCTGCCTTCGGGCGGCGACTTCCATAATGTCTTCCCCATTCACGATGGTTCCGGTGACGTCGGCGTCATTTTGGGAGATGTCGCAGGACATGGGGAGGAGCAAACAGCGCAAGCCGAACACATGTGCGGGCTGCTATCCGATTGCCTGGCGATCGGAATGTCTCCCGCCGATACGCTGACCGCCGTCAATGCGATCGTGGAGCCCGACCCGAATTTTCCGGTTTTCGGCACTGTTTTCGCGGGAACGATCGAAGCCAATACGGGGAAGCTTACTTACGCCAGCGGCGGCCATGAGCCGGCCCTGATCGCCGAGCCGCCCACCTCAGCGCCGCAGGTCGTGGAGGAGCTGGAGGGAACCGGGCCGCCGGTCGGCGCGTTCCCCGCGGACATGACCAGCTACGAACAGCACGAAGCAACGATTACTTTTGGCGCCACTCTGCTCGTCTACTCCGACGGCGTTTCCGAAGTGCGGACCGCCGATAAGCAGCGGGACTGGTTTGGTCTGGACCGCCTGAAAACTATCCTCGCGGAACTGGCGGCGCTGCCCCCGCGCCGCCTCGTCTCCGAGCTCATGCAGCGGGTAACGCTGTTCTGCCGAGGCCGCTTCCACGACGACGTGTCCGTCCTCGCCGTACGCCGCGAAGCCCGCCGTCAGAAATAG
- a CDS encoding ankyrin repeat domain-containing protein — MTTTKKPTDSRFYELRDAACSDFTLAEALLKFDPTILDARNSIGETAFHYVVVENELPAANWLLDHGADVNTRNHFSATPLIEAAGLGYLNMCKLLLKRGADLKMQNDCGDTAIATAAENGKIAVMKFLMKQVGDSENILSYFSSLTSTLIIRENGRAAELLKARGLAELEQLPPS; from the coding sequence ATGACAACTACTAAGAAACCCACGGATTCTCGATTTTACGAGCTGCGCGACGCCGCCTGCTCCGATTTCACGCTGGCCGAAGCGCTGCTTAAGTTTGACCCGACGATTCTGGACGCGCGCAACTCAATCGGCGAAACGGCGTTCCATTATGTTGTGGTCGAGAACGAGCTCCCAGCCGCGAATTGGCTGCTCGATCACGGGGCAGACGTCAACACGCGCAATCACTTCAGCGCCACGCCGCTGATCGAGGCGGCCGGCCTCGGCTATCTGAATATGTGCAAGCTCCTGCTCAAGCGCGGCGCCGATCTCAAAATGCAAAACGACTGCGGTGACACGGCGATCGCCACGGCTGCGGAGAACGGCAAGATCGCCGTGATGAAGTTTCTGATGAAGCAAGTCGGCGACAGCGAGAATATCCTCTCCTATTTCAGCAGCTTGACCTCAACGCTGATCATCCGCGAAAATGGCCGCGCCGCAGAGCTGCTGAAAGCGCGTGGATTGGCGGAATTGGAACAATTGCCGCCTTCTTAA
- a CDS encoding FAD-dependent oxidoreductase: MAEETKAPYRVKVPDIDYWRGKIGCQTGCPVKTDARGYVIAIGEGRYEDAYAIARAPNPFASMCGRICGCPCETKCTRGNVGVDTSGPVSIRALKRFATEQYGVENLKDLHKSLEYSNARGSSRPVLDKEKIAVVGGGVAGMTAAHDLARLGYRVTVFEELEIPGGQMATGVPIYRLSRELMNLEIAAICELGVDLRLGVSVGRDVTIPQLREEGYKAFIIAAGFMAGRPSPTPGAEKLRGKGVHIGIDLLREVNMGKPYHVGERCVVIGGGNVAMDVVRMTVRTNVIPGLSQLSKPKNYAMTDISRVLASKAKTIDCIFGESRAQMNADEYEIEEAILEGVKLHPQTWPVEILGEDHVTGILTKKVKSLIDATGRFNPQLIDGTEKVIECDTVIVSIGQMVNWNFLTGIEDLAKTPRGTIDVDPETLQSTNHPDVFAVGDIAVGARLFIDGIASAQKCAVGVDEFLTGKSFKLVKRGYMRALPIVNYGMPDKYDAFIRQEPPERETHSRAAGFDLVEFNYTEKAAREQGMRCLRCHVNVVFDAEKCILCGLCINICPESILKMVPVTDVTGDADVAALIEAKYGVPQEELLPDDGTIMLMDGTKCIRCALCAKICPMDCISMEAFEYEESLVPVETITRTAFPPVPTAAGYKS; this comes from the coding sequence ATGGCAGAAGAAACAAAAGCTCCCTATCGCGTAAAGGTCCCGGACATCGATTACTGGCGCGGCAAGATCGGCTGCCAGACCGGATGTCCGGTGAAGACCGACGCGCGTGGATACGTGATTGCGATCGGCGAAGGCCGCTACGAAGACGCTTATGCGATCGCGCGCGCGCCAAACCCGTTCGCCTCCATGTGCGGACGCATCTGCGGATGCCCCTGTGAAACCAAGTGTACGCGCGGCAATGTCGGCGTGGACACCAGTGGCCCCGTCTCCATCCGCGCTTTGAAAAGATTTGCGACCGAGCAGTACGGCGTCGAGAACCTCAAGGACCTGCATAAGTCCCTGGAGTACTCCAACGCGCGCGGCTCCTCCCGTCCCGTTCTGGACAAAGAAAAAATCGCCGTCGTTGGCGGCGGCGTCGCCGGCATGACGGCCGCGCACGACCTCGCCCGCCTCGGCTACCGCGTCACGGTCTTCGAAGAATTGGAGATCCCCGGCGGTCAGATGGCGACCGGAGTTCCGATCTACCGGCTGTCCCGCGAGCTGATGAACCTGGAGATCGCGGCCATCTGCGAGCTGGGCGTCGATCTGCGCCTCGGCGTCAGCGTCGGCCGAGACGTCACTATTCCGCAGCTGCGCGAAGAGGGCTACAAAGCCTTCATCATCGCCGCCGGATTTATGGCGGGCCGCCCCTCCCCCACCCCGGGCGCAGAAAAGCTGCGCGGTAAGGGCGTCCACATCGGCATCGACCTGCTGCGCGAAGTCAACATGGGCAAACCGTACCATGTCGGCGAGAGGTGCGTGGTGATCGGCGGCGGGAACGTTGCGATGGACGTCGTGCGTATGACAGTACGTACGAACGTTATTCCCGGCCTGTCTCAGCTGAGCAAGCCGAAGAATTACGCGATGACGGATATCTCGCGCGTGCTGGCGTCCAAGGCGAAGACGATCGACTGTATCTTCGGCGAATCCCGCGCGCAGATGAACGCGGACGAGTACGAGATCGAAGAAGCCATTCTCGAAGGCGTCAAGCTGCACCCGCAGACCTGGCCGGTCGAGATCCTGGGCGAAGATCACGTCACCGGAATCCTGACCAAGAAGGTGAAGTCGCTGATCGACGCGACGGGCCGTTTCAACCCGCAGCTGATCGACGGCACCGAGAAGGTCATCGAGTGCGACACGGTCATCGTGTCCATCGGCCAGATGGTGAACTGGAACTTCCTGACCGGCATCGAAGACCTCGCGAAAACTCCGCGCGGCACGATCGATGTCGATCCGGAGACACTGCAATCGACGAATCACCCGGATGTGTTCGCGGTTGGCGACATCGCCGTGGGCGCGCGCCTCTTCATCGACGGCATCGCCTCCGCGCAGAAGTGCGCCGTGGGCGTCGATGAGTTCCTGACCGGCAAGAGCTTCAAGCTCGTCAAGCGCGGCTATATGCGCGCTCTGCCGATCGTCAACTACGGCATGCCGGACAAGTACGACGCCTTTATCCGCCAGGAGCCGCCGGAGCGAGAGACCCACTCGCGCGCCGCGGGCTTCGATCTGGTCGAATTTAATTACACGGAGAAGGCCGCCCGGGAACAAGGCATGCGCTGTTTGCGTTGTCATGTTAACGTAGTCTTCGATGCGGAGAAGTGTATCCTCTGCGGCCTGTGCATCAATATTTGCCCGGAGAGCATCCTGAAGATGGTTCCGGTCACGGATGTCACGGGAGACGCCGACGTCGCGGCGCTGATCGAGGCAAAGTACGGCGTGCCTCAGGAAGAGCTGCTGCCGGACGACGGCACCATCATGCTGATGGACGGCACCAAGTGTATCCGCTGCGCCCTCTGCGCCAAGATCTGTCCGATGGACTGTATCTCCATGGAGGCGTTCGAATACGAAGAGTCGCTGGTTCCCGTGGAAACCATCACTCGCACTGCATTCCCGCCCGTTCCCACGGCGGCTGGGTATAAGAGCTAA
- a CDS encoding alpha/beta fold hydrolase, translated as MNKTVQRLLWAGAGVAALAAANSAIFAKAKAQGNPLGGEGRFWPGPYGDLFYARQGKGLPVLLLHGVYEGASSYEWRKNFDSLSEHFNVYALDLLGFGLSDKPRIDYTGQKYIEQIEQFIKEVIKEPCAIVASSLSSAYAVQAAHDLPDLIQNLILVCPTGLRRLSKEPGAKTELAYQLLHAPLIGTTVHNALTSVPSLRYYLMNQTYFDPSYVDDEMIEHYFTVSHQYGSQNAPPAFIGGLLNHSVAAAFPALTQKAIRIVWGREARMTPLSDAEAFLAANARAELSVFDKSGLLPQDEQAQGFNRLVVELLTEDAPRATRTRSKKPQENE; from the coding sequence ATGAATAAAACAGTCCAGCGATTGTTATGGGCGGGCGCGGGAGTCGCCGCGCTGGCCGCGGCGAACAGCGCGATCTTTGCGAAAGCCAAGGCGCAGGGCAATCCGCTCGGCGGCGAAGGGCGCTTCTGGCCCGGCCCCTATGGCGACCTGTTCTACGCGCGCCAGGGCAAGGGGCTCCCGGTGCTGCTGCTGCACGGCGTTTATGAAGGCGCGTCCAGTTATGAGTGGCGCAAGAACTTCGACAGCCTCTCCGAGCACTTCAATGTCTACGCACTGGACCTGCTGGGCTTCGGACTTTCCGATAAGCCGCGCATCGACTATACCGGCCAGAAGTATATCGAGCAGATCGAACAATTTATCAAGGAAGTGATCAAAGAGCCGTGCGCGATCGTCGCGTCGTCCCTGTCGTCGGCGTACGCCGTCCAGGCGGCGCACGATCTGCCCGATCTGATCCAGAACCTGATCCTGGTCTGCCCGACCGGCCTGCGGCGATTGTCCAAAGAGCCGGGCGCGAAGACGGAGCTGGCGTATCAATTGCTGCACGCGCCGCTGATCGGAACGACGGTGCATAACGCGCTGACATCGGTCCCGTCGCTGCGCTATTACTTGATGAACCAGACGTACTTCGATCCGTCGTATGTGGACGATGAGATGATCGAGCATTACTTTACGGTCTCGCACCAATACGGCTCGCAGAATGCGCCGCCGGCGTTTATCGGCGGCCTGCTCAATCACAGCGTCGCCGCCGCCTTCCCGGCGCTCACACAGAAAGCGATCCGTATCGTCTGGGGTCGCGAGGCGCGGATGACGCCGCTTTCCGACGCGGAAGCTTTCCTCGCGGCGAACGCCCGCGCGGAGCTGAGCGTATTTGACAAATCCGGACTGCTGCCGCAGGACGAACAAGCGCAGGGCTTCAACCGACTGGTTGTGGAGCTGCTGACCGAAGACGCGCCGCGCGCCACGCGCACGCGATCGAAGAAACCACAGGAGAACGAATAA
- the nagZ gene encoding beta-N-acetylhexosaminidase, with translation MNVPTSPDLPAKIGQLLFFGWIGETPESARTVNTHAATLIEELAVGGVILMARNIGTAGETRAMLSALQARAAARGLPPLFVAIDQEGGRVSHFAAPDYTRFPAAKTIGDTADSENARRIARAIAEELKSVGINWDFAPVLDVNNNPKNPVIGNRSYGDDPARAAQMGAAAVRGFQDDAHLLACGKHFPGHGDTEVDSHHALPTIRVDRARLDAVELVPFRAAIAAGLAGMMTSHIVFTELDASLPATLSPAILTGLLRGDLGYEGLIITDCLEMKGVADHWGSAEAAVLALEAGADILLCCHTLATQFGIRDAILEAVRNERITEARIDKSLARIAAAKTRWAQTPAAYPEIDFAEHQALVARVTAAAGRG, from the coding sequence ATGAACGTCCCCACATCCCCAGACCTTCCCGCAAAGATCGGTCAGCTTCTGTTTTTTGGCTGGATCGGCGAAACGCCGGAGTCCGCGCGCACGGTCAACACGCACGCGGCGACGCTCATCGAGGAGCTCGCCGTCGGCGGCGTGATCTTGATGGCGCGCAATATCGGAACCGCCGGCGAGACGCGCGCGATGCTGTCGGCGCTGCAAGCGCGCGCGGCGGCGCGCGGACTGCCGCCGCTGTTTGTCGCGATAGATCAGGAAGGCGGGCGTGTCAGCCATTTCGCTGCGCCGGATTATACACGATTCCCGGCGGCGAAGACCATCGGCGATACGGCGGATTCGGAAAACGCGCGGCGAATCGCGCGCGCCATCGCGGAGGAGCTGAAATCGGTGGGAATCAATTGGGACTTCGCGCCGGTGCTCGACGTCAACAATAATCCGAAAAACCCCGTGATCGGTAACCGGTCGTATGGCGACGATCCCGCGCGGGCGGCGCAAATGGGCGCCGCGGCCGTGCGCGGCTTTCAGGACGACGCGCATTTGCTGGCGTGCGGCAAGCACTTTCCCGGACATGGCGACACCGAAGTCGATTCGCATCACGCGCTGCCGACCATTCGCGTGGACCGCGCCCGGCTGGACGCCGTGGAGCTTGTTCCCTTTCGCGCGGCCATCGCGGCGGGACTTGCGGGAATGATGACGTCCCATATTGTGTTCACGGAATTGGACGCGTCTCTGCCGGCGACTCTGTCCCCGGCCATTTTGACGGGACTGCTGCGCGGCGATCTGGGCTACGAAGGGCTGATTATCACCGACTGCCTGGAGATGAAGGGCGTCGCGGACCACTGGGGCTCGGCGGAGGCGGCGGTGCTGGCGCTGGAGGCGGGCGCGGACATCTTGCTTTGCTGCCACACCCTGGCGACGCAATTCGGCATCCGGGACGCAATCCTGGAGGCGGTTCGGAACGAACGCATCACGGAAGCGCGTATCGACAAATCATTAGCGCGCATCGCCGCCGCAAAAACGCGCTGGGCGCAGACGCCGGCCGCGTATCCGGAAATCGATTTCGCGGAGCACCAGGCGCTGGTTGCGCGTGTCACGGCTGCGGCGGGGAGAGGATAA
- a CDS encoding bifunctional acetate--CoA ligase family protein/GNAT family N-acetyltransferase, producing the protein MPTTDPAHDVLRSESQPLDVFFKPKSVAVIGATETPGSVGRTILQNLLSSPFGGTVFPINPKRNSILGVKAYPNIASAPDPVELAVIVTPAASVPDLIGECVDAGVKAAIIISAGFKETGPEGAELERRVLEKARAGNLRLIGPNCLGVMSPLNGMNATFAQTIALPGNVAFISQSGALLTAVLDYSLREKIGFSAFVSIGSMLDVGWGDLINYLGNDPKTQSIVIYMESIGDARGFLSAAREVALTKPIIVIKAGRTSVGAKAAASHTGTLTGSDDVLNAAFHRCGVLRVTSIADLFYMAEVLSKQPRPRGPRLTILTNAGGPGVLATDALITGGGELAEVSLETIEELNAILPAAWSHNNPIDVLGDAGADRYAKALQIAAQDPKSDGLLVILTPQAMTDATATAELLRPYAKIPGKPILASWMGGETVAAGERHLNDAGIPSFAYPDTAARVFNYMWSYNENLRELYETPQLPTDPGVEYDIARAEQIISDVRKSGRTILTEPESKNLLAAYNIPTVETRIAATEEEARRAAEEIGYPIVVKIYSETITHKTDVGGVQLNLKNADAVGAAYRAIEESVTAKVGAEHFQGVTVQPMVSMGGYEVIIGSSIDPQFGPVLLFGSGGQLVEVYEDRALALPPLTTTLARRMMEHTKVFKALQGVRGRASADIAALEQLLVRFSQLVVTQPWIAEIDINPLLVSPERFLALDARVVLHPLDTKEEDLPKPAIRPYPVQYVRTWIAKDGESVTLRPIRPEDEPLVTQFHETLSERSVYLRYFQPLKLDQRVAHNRLIRICFNDYDREIALVAQRQLPGDGHGDIVAIARLSKIPGRSEATFSLLVSDLFQNQGVGSEMLGQLVKIARDEKLDRLTAEMLSENYGMQAICRKLGFTLTPLPDMPQVTYAVLEL; encoded by the coding sequence ATGCCCACCACCGACCCCGCCCACGATGTCCTGCGCTCGGAAAGCCAGCCGCTCGATGTCTTTTTTAAGCCCAAAAGCGTCGCCGTCATCGGCGCCACCGAGACGCCCGGAAGTGTCGGCCGCACGATCCTGCAAAACCTGCTCAGTAGTCCGTTTGGCGGGACCGTCTTCCCGATTAATCCCAAGCGCAATAGTATTTTGGGCGTCAAAGCCTATCCCAATATCGCCTCCGCGCCGGATCCCGTGGAGCTGGCGGTGATCGTCACGCCCGCGGCCTCCGTGCCCGATCTGATCGGCGAGTGCGTGGACGCCGGCGTCAAGGCGGCGATCATCATCTCGGCCGGCTTCAAGGAAACAGGCCCTGAAGGCGCGGAGCTGGAGCGGCGCGTGCTGGAGAAGGCGCGGGCCGGCAATTTACGATTGATCGGGCCGAACTGCCTGGGCGTGATGAGCCCGCTGAACGGGATGAACGCGACATTCGCGCAGACTATCGCGCTGCCGGGCAATGTCGCGTTTATCAGCCAGAGCGGCGCGCTGCTCACGGCGGTCCTCGACTACAGCCTGCGCGAGAAGATCGGATTCAGCGCCTTTGTCTCCATCGGCTCGATGCTGGATGTCGGCTGGGGGGATTTGATCAATTATTTGGGCAACGATCCCAAGACGCAGAGCATCGTCATCTATATGGAGTCGATCGGCGACGCGCGCGGATTTCTCTCGGCGGCGCGCGAAGTGGCGCTGACCAAACCGATCATCGTGATCAAGGCGGGACGCACGAGCGTGGGGGCCAAGGCGGCGGCCTCGCATACGGGAACGCTGACGGGAAGCGACGACGTTCTGAACGCCGCGTTCCATCGCTGCGGCGTCCTGCGCGTCACCAGCATCGCCGATCTGTTCTACATGGCCGAGGTCCTGAGCAAGCAGCCGCGACCGCGCGGGCCGCGCCTCACGATTTTGACAAACGCCGGCGGCCCCGGCGTTCTCGCGACGGATGCGCTCATCACGGGCGGCGGCGAGCTCGCCGAAGTGTCGTTGGAGACGATTGAGGAGCTGAACGCCATCCTGCCCGCCGCGTGGAGCCATAACAATCCCATCGATGTGCTCGGAGACGCCGGCGCGGACCGCTACGCCAAGGCCCTTCAGATCGCCGCTCAGGATCCCAAGAGCGATGGTCTTCTCGTTATTCTCACTCCGCAGGCGATGACGGACGCCACCGCGACCGCCGAACTGCTGCGCCCCTACGCCAAAATCCCCGGCAAGCCGATCCTCGCCAGCTGGATGGGCGGCGAAACCGTGGCGGCCGGCGAGCGGCATTTGAACGACGCCGGCATTCCATCCTTCGCCTATCCCGACACCGCCGCGCGCGTCTTCAACTACATGTGGAGTTACAACGAGAACCTGCGCGAGCTGTACGAAACGCCGCAGCTTCCGACCGACCCCGGCGTCGAGTACGATATCGCGCGCGCCGAGCAGATCATCTCCGACGTGCGTAAATCCGGCCGCACGATCCTGACCGAGCCCGAGTCGAAGAACCTGCTGGCGGCGTACAATATCCCGACCGTGGAGACGCGTATTGCCGCCACCGAGGAGGAAGCGCGCCGCGCCGCCGAGGAGATCGGCTACCCGATCGTGGTGAAGATCTATTCGGAGACGATCACGCACAAGACCGATGTCGGCGGCGTTCAACTCAACCTCAAGAACGCCGACGCCGTCGGCGCGGCGTACCGGGCGATCGAAGAGTCCGTGACGGCGAAGGTCGGCGCTGAGCACTTTCAGGGCGTCACCGTGCAGCCGATGGTTTCCATGGGCGGCTACGAAGTCATCATCGGAAGCTCCATCGATCCGCAGTTCGGCCCCGTGCTCCTGTTCGGCTCCGGCGGCCAACTGGTCGAAGTCTACGAAGACCGCGCGCTCGCCCTGCCGCCGCTCACCACGACGCTCGCGCGCCGCATGATGGAGCACACCAAAGTCTTCAAAGCATTGCAGGGCGTGCGCGGCCGCGCCAGCGCCGATATCGCCGCATTGGAACAACTGCTCGTCCGCTTCAGCCAGCTCGTCGTCACGCAGCCCTGGATCGCCGAGATCGACATCAATCCCTTGCTCGTCTCGCCCGAACGCTTCCTCGCGCTCGACGCCCGCGTTGTCCTGCATCCGTTGGACACCAAAGAAGAAGACCTGCCTAAGCCCGCGATCCGCCCGTATCCCGTGCAGTACGTCCGCACCTGGATCGCCAAAGACGGCGAGTCGGTCACCCTGCGCCCGATCCGTCCCGAAGACGAGCCGCTCGTCACCCAGTTCCACGAAACGCTTTCCGAGCGCAGCGTCTACCTGCGTTACTTCCAGCCCCTCAAGCTCGACCAGCGCGTCGCGCACAACCGCCTCATCCGTATCTGCTTCAACGACTACGATCGCGAGATCGCCCTGGTCGCCCAGCGCCAGCTCCCCGGCGACGGCCATGGCGATATCGTCGCCATCGCGCGCCTGAGCAAAATTCCCGGCCGCAGTGAAGCCACATTCTCGCTGCTCGTGAGCGACCTGTTCCAGAACCAGGGCGTCGGCAGTGAGATGCTGGGACAGTTGGTGAAGATCGCACGCGATGAGAAGCTGGATCGCTTGACGGCGGAGATGCTGTCGGAGAACTACGGCATGCAGGCGATTTGCCGCAAGCTAGGGTTTACGCTGACGCCGCTCCCGGACATGCCGCAGGTGACTTATGCGGTGCTGGAGTTGTAG
- a CDS encoding anhydro-N-acetylmuramic acid kinase, which yields MALFCGVMSGTSMDGVDVAFAEINILSADAQRPSFEVHLTADYAVPYSADLRDRLLRLRGGAPTSIAEVCALHHTLGAVYADAIEHAAQDAAIDLATIAAVGLHGQTVWHSPPSTTPATPGTLQIGQPATIAERLGVTVVSDFRARDIAAGGEGAPLIPFADYVLLGSPTETRVILNIGGIANLTYLPAGGSLADIIAFDTGPGNTLIDGAAQRLLGASRDNGGQAALSGRVQERAVAEALAHPYFQAPPPKSTGPELFNEVFLGKVLQACADCRPEDKLATLAAITTRSIAAAILALPAPPARMIVGGGGTQNAALMQGLATALPGTEVQTHEALGISSASKEALAFAVLAAARVNGIAASAPTATGARAARLLGCLTAG from the coding sequence ATGGCTCTCTTCTGCGGCGTCATGTCGGGCACCAGTATGGACGGCGTGGATGTCGCCTTCGCCGAGATCAACATCCTCTCGGCCGACGCCCAGCGCCCCAGCTTCGAAGTCCATCTCACGGCGGATTACGCCGTCCCCTACTCCGCCGACCTGCGCGACCGCCTGCTGCGCCTGCGAGGCGGCGCACCGACGTCCATCGCGGAGGTCTGCGCCCTGCACCACACGCTCGGCGCCGTGTATGCGGACGCCATCGAACACGCCGCTCAGGACGCCGCCATCGATCTCGCCACGATCGCGGCGGTCGGTCTGCACGGCCAGACCGTCTGGCATTCGCCGCCATCGACCACGCCGGCAACTCCCGGCACGCTGCAAATCGGCCAGCCGGCGACGATCGCCGAGCGCCTCGGCGTCACCGTCGTCTCGGACTTCCGCGCCCGCGATATCGCCGCCGGCGGCGAAGGCGCGCCGCTGATCCCGTTCGCCGATTATGTCCTGCTCGGATCCCCCACGGAAACACGGGTCATCCTGAACATCGGCGGCATCGCCAACCTCACTTATCTCCCCGCCGGCGGCTCACTCGCCGACATTATCGCCTTCGACACCGGCCCCGGCAACACGCTGATCGACGGCGCCGCGCAGCGCCTCCTCGGCGCCAGCCGCGATAACGGCGGCCAGGCGGCGCTCTCCGGCCGCGTCCAAGAACGCGCCGTCGCGGAGGCGCTCGCGCATCCTTATTTCCAGGCGCCGCCGCCCAAGAGCACCGGTCCCGAACTCTTCAACGAAGTTTTTCTGGGAAAAGTATTACAAGCCTGCGCCGACTGCCGCCCGGAAGACAAGCTCGCCACGCTCGCCGCCATCACCACCCGCAGCATCGCCGCCGCGATTCTCGCCCTTCCCGCCCCGCCCGCGCGCATGATTGTCGGCGGCGGCGGAACACAAAACGCCGCATTGATGCAGGGCCTGGCGACCGCGCTGCCCGGTACTGAAGTACAAACACACGAAGCTCTGGGAATATCCAGCGCCTCCAAAGAAGCCCTCGCCTTCGCGGTCCTGGCGGCGGCGCGAGTGAACGGGATTGCGGCGAGCGCGCCCACCGCGACCGGCGCGCGCGCGGCGCGGCTGCTGGGGTGTTTGACGGCGGGGTGA
- a CDS encoding Ig-like domain-containing protein, translated as MIKQVRYALAAALALLTLIAIPAGAQDPVPPRETPRTFTPFAQVETHRLRIVNAVDGAIQVSQDAGSHWSLLGRVLVPAKTCIQGYLASGYAPLSSVAASAVHGLRIRVGDLSSAYPKLIAILPHEFMQTPDRFGGHVAGDSGIYTNIPVGQSIFRELSPYAGNEVFRQDEDGGLSPLPVNYAPQPDDVFVIVVKRPENPLTQVDFENTVGGAVTAAYADGAKQRVTSVLKPVYGVGRYDGCSYTGVGGINTSHMGVITVSTAPITTSKQFEGTGNERRGGFQIQPSYHNSQSPEAWAASVLILGSKAKQREPDLEGTPPLFFGNFDLAWLKNDPAHSWRAEIRVKNGPWRPMITVVGSQPRAFMSVTAVRLIRDKQADKAWLSARIDTQVKNYQQQALLLAKAGKTPIQRGSVTIDAPVSDPRVRFVAFYVDGAFRGITNTAPFNFSWDTRESPDGEYVVEERAQDEFNRALHTTRTRVWVDNQGEIKG; from the coding sequence GTGATTAAGCAAGTTCGTTACGCTCTCGCCGCCGCCCTGGCGCTCCTCACGTTGATCGCCATTCCCGCCGGCGCGCAGGACCCGGTGCCGCCGCGTGAGACTCCGCGCACATTTACCCCGTTCGCACAGGTGGAAACACACCGCCTCCGGATCGTCAACGCCGTGGACGGCGCCATTCAGGTCTCGCAGGATGCGGGAAGCCATTGGAGCCTTTTGGGCCGCGTGCTCGTGCCCGCGAAGACCTGCATTCAGGGCTACCTCGCCAGCGGCTACGCGCCGCTCAGCAGCGTGGCGGCGTCCGCCGTCCACGGCCTGCGGATCCGTGTGGGCGATCTGAGCAGCGCCTACCCCAAGCTGATCGCCATTCTGCCCCATGAGTTCATGCAGACGCCGGACCGATTCGGCGGCCACGTCGCCGGCGACTCAGGCATCTATACGAACATCCCCGTCGGACAGTCGATCTTTCGGGAGCTATCGCCCTACGCCGGAAACGAGGTCTTTCGTCAGGACGAAGACGGCGGCCTTTCGCCGCTGCCGGTGAACTACGCTCCGCAGCCGGACGACGTCTTCGTGATCGTCGTGAAGCGCCCCGAAAACCCGCTCACGCAGGTCGATTTCGAAAACACCGTGGGCGGCGCGGTCACGGCCGCCTACGCTGATGGGGCGAAGCAGCGCGTCACCAGCGTGCTCAAGCCCGTCTACGGCGTCGGCCGCTACGACGGCTGCTCTTACACCGGCGTCGGCGGAATCAATACGAGCCATATGGGCGTGATCACCGTCTCGACGGCGCCGATCACGACCTCCAAGCAGTTTGAGGGAACGGGAAACGAGCGGCGCGGCGGGTTTCAGATCCAGCCGTCGTACCACAATTCGCAGTCGCCCGAGGCGTGGGCGGCGTCGGTCTTGATCCTTGGCTCCAAGGCGAAGCAGCGCGAACCGGACCTGGAAGGCACGCCCCCGCTCTTCTTCGGGAACTTCGATCTGGCATGGCTGAAAAACGATCCCGCGCACTCCTGGCGCGCAGAGATCCGCGTAAAAAATGGACCGTGGCGTCCGATGATAACGGTCGTCGGCAGCCAGCCCAGAGCCTTCATGAGCGTGACGGCGGTTCGGCTGATCCGCGACAAACAAGCCGACAAAGCCTGGCTCTCGGCGCGGATCGACACTCAGGTGAAAAACTATCAGCAGCAGGCGCTGCTGCTGGCGAAGGCGGGAAAGACGCCGATCCAGCGCGGCTCCGTCACGATCGACGCGCCGGTCAGCGATCCGCGCGTCCGGTTCGTCGCGTTCTATGTCGATGGAGCCTTCCGGGGAATCACCAATACCGCGCCGTTTAACTTCTCCTGGGATACGCGCGAAAGCCCCGATGGAGAGTATGTCGTGGAAGAACGCGCGCAGGACGAATTCAACCGCGCTCTGCACACCACGCGCACTCGAGTCTGGGTGGATAACCAAGGCGAGATCAAAGGATAA